A window of Bradyrhizobium sp. AZCC 1610 contains these coding sequences:
- a CDS encoding form I ribulose bisphosphate carboxylase large subunit translates to MNMHSMTVRGKDRYKSGVLEYKKMGYWEPDYVPKDTDIIALFRVTPQDGVDPVEASAAVAGESSTATWTVVWTDRLTAAEKYRAKCFRVDPVPNSPGQYFAYIAYDLDLFEPGSIANLSASIIGNVFGFKPLKALRLEDMRLPVAYVKTFQGPATGIVVERERMDKFGRPLLGATVKPKLGLSGRNYGRVVYEALKGGLDFTKDDENINSQPFMHWRERFLYCMEAVNKAQAASGEIKGTYLNVTAGTMEDMYERAEFAKELGSVVIMIDLVIGYTAIQSMAKWARRNDMILHLHRAGHSTYTRQRSHGVSFRVIAKWMRLAGVDHIHAGTVVGKLEGDPATTRGYYDICREDYNPARLEHGVFFDQHWASLNKLMPVASGGIHAGQMHQLLDHLGEDVILQFGGGTIGHPMGIQAGATANRVALEAMILARNEGRDYLHEGPEILARAAETCTPLKAALEVWKDVTFNYESTDMPDYVPTPSVAM, encoded by the coding sequence CGGCGTCGATCCGGTCGAGGCCTCCGCGGCGGTGGCCGGTGAATCCTCGACCGCGACGTGGACGGTGGTCTGGACCGACCGGCTGACGGCTGCGGAAAAATACCGGGCGAAGTGCTTCCGCGTCGATCCCGTGCCGAACTCGCCGGGGCAGTACTTTGCCTACATCGCCTACGACCTCGACCTGTTCGAGCCCGGCTCGATCGCCAATTTGTCGGCTTCGATCATCGGCAACGTGTTCGGCTTCAAGCCGCTGAAGGCGTTGCGGCTCGAGGACATGCGGTTGCCGGTGGCCTATGTGAAGACATTCCAGGGCCCGGCGACCGGCATCGTGGTCGAACGCGAGCGGATGGACAAGTTCGGCCGGCCGCTGCTCGGCGCCACCGTGAAGCCAAAGCTCGGCCTGTCCGGCCGCAACTACGGACGCGTGGTCTATGAGGCGCTGAAAGGCGGGCTCGACTTCACCAAGGATGACGAGAACATCAATTCACAGCCCTTCATGCATTGGCGCGAACGCTTCCTCTATTGCATGGAGGCCGTCAACAAGGCGCAGGCTGCGTCCGGCGAGATCAAGGGCACTTACCTCAACGTCACGGCCGGCACCATGGAGGATATGTACGAGCGCGCCGAATTCGCCAAGGAGCTCGGTTCGGTCGTCATCATGATCGATCTGGTGATCGGCTACACCGCGATCCAGTCGATGGCCAAATGGGCGCGGCGTAACGATATGATCCTGCATCTGCATCGGGCAGGGCACTCGACCTATACAAGGCAGCGCAGCCACGGCGTCTCGTTCCGCGTCATCGCAAAGTGGATGCGGCTCGCCGGTGTCGATCACATTCATGCCGGCACCGTGGTCGGCAAGCTCGAGGGCGATCCCGCGACCACGCGCGGCTATTACGATATCTGCCGAGAGGATTACAATCCGGCGCGGCTGGAGCACGGGGTGTTCTTTGATCAGCATTGGGCGAGCCTTAACAAGCTGATGCCGGTGGCGTCCGGCGGCATTCACGCCGGCCAGATGCACCAACTGCTCGATCATCTCGGCGAAGACGTGATCCTGCAGTTCGGCGGCGGAACGATCGGCCATCCCATGGGCATCCAAGCTGGCGCCACCGCCAACCGGGTGGCGCTGGAAGCGATGATCCTCGCCCGTAACGAAGGCCGCGACTACCTGCACGAGGGCCCCGAGATTCTGGCCAGGGCGGCGGAGACCTGCACGCCGTTGAAGGCGGCGCTCGAAGTCTGGAAGGACGTCACCTTCAACTATGAATCGACCGACATGCCGGACTACGTCCCCACGCCCTCTGTCGCGATGTAA
- a CDS encoding methanol/ethanol family PQQ-dependent dehydrogenase: protein MALKQWLLSGLLASTCLVSIAAAGPIENYSPVTAERLKNPEPGNWMHYRRTYDGQGYSPLDQINTSNVKSLTPVWTFSTGVVEGHEAPPIINNGVMFVATPMGQVIALNAKTGDEYWRYKRQLPEDLFQLHPTNRGVGLWEDKLYLATTDDHLVALDAKTGKVVWDTKVQDYKKGQYLTLMPLVVDGKVIVGGSGGEFGVRGYIVAYDANTGKELWRTFTIPGEGEPGNETWKGDDWKTGGAPAWMTGTYDVDTRTIYWGTGNAAPWPGETHPGDNLYSTSVLALDPDSGKMKSYFQYHQNDSWDWDEVDAPMLIDLQRDGRSIKSLIHPGRNAIFWVLERKPEGIKYVAGWPFVYTDVWKGIEPSGKPIVDPVHKPGIGKRVEFCPSLWGGKDWPSAAYSQKTGLVYVPANENFCGGFTGEKVPLVAGQLWLGTKPEDIGLTPRPGATHFGELQAWDPATGKKAWSHNFPKSHLFGSVTATAGDLILVGGTNDRMFRAFHAKTGELLWEQKTNSGIMGMPIAYEVDGTQYIAVQSGWGVDAQRIQDALVGKVPGLENNVPQGGVVWVFAVKK, encoded by the coding sequence ATGGCCTTGAAGCAATGGCTTTTGTCGGGTTTGCTCGCGTCCACATGCCTCGTTTCGATCGCTGCCGCCGGTCCGATCGAGAACTACAGCCCGGTGACTGCCGAGCGACTCAAGAATCCTGAGCCCGGCAACTGGATGCACTATCGCCGGACCTATGACGGCCAAGGATACAGCCCCCTCGATCAGATCAACACCTCGAACGTGAAAAGCCTGACGCCGGTGTGGACGTTCTCGACCGGTGTGGTTGAGGGGCATGAGGCCCCACCGATCATCAACAATGGCGTGATGTTCGTCGCAACGCCGATGGGGCAGGTGATTGCGCTCAACGCCAAGACCGGCGACGAGTACTGGCGATACAAGCGCCAGCTTCCCGAGGACCTCTTTCAATTGCACCCGACCAACCGCGGCGTGGGACTGTGGGAAGACAAGCTTTACCTCGCCACGACGGACGACCATCTGGTCGCGCTCGACGCCAAGACCGGCAAAGTGGTCTGGGATACCAAGGTTCAGGACTACAAGAAGGGGCAGTATCTGACCCTGATGCCGTTGGTCGTCGACGGCAAGGTGATCGTCGGCGGTTCCGGCGGCGAATTCGGCGTGCGCGGTTACATCGTTGCCTACGATGCCAACACTGGCAAGGAGCTGTGGCGAACCTTCACCATTCCGGGCGAGGGGGAACCTGGCAATGAAACGTGGAAAGGCGACGACTGGAAAACGGGCGGCGCACCTGCCTGGATGACAGGCACATACGATGTCGATACCAGGACAATCTACTGGGGCACCGGCAACGCCGCACCCTGGCCGGGCGAAACGCACCCCGGCGACAATCTCTACTCGACATCGGTGCTCGCGCTCGATCCCGACAGCGGCAAGATGAAATCATACTTCCAGTACCATCAAAACGATTCCTGGGACTGGGACGAGGTGGATGCACCGATGCTGATCGACCTGCAAAGGGACGGACGCAGCATCAAGAGTCTGATCCATCCGGGCCGCAACGCGATTTTCTGGGTGCTCGAGCGCAAGCCGGAAGGCATCAAATACGTGGCAGGCTGGCCATTCGTTTATACCGATGTCTGGAAGGGCATCGAGCCGTCCGGCAAGCCAATCGTCGATCCCGTTCACAAGCCGGGCATTGGCAAGCGGGTTGAATTCTGTCCGTCATTGTGGGGCGGCAAGGATTGGCCGTCGGCGGCATATAGTCAGAAAACCGGATTGGTCTACGTTCCGGCCAACGAGAATTTCTGCGGCGGCTTCACCGGAGAGAAAGTGCCGTTGGTTGCCGGCCAGCTTTGGCTCGGAACCAAGCCCGAAGATATCGGCTTGACGCCTCGTCCCGGCGCTACCCACTTTGGCGAGCTGCAGGCGTGGGATCCGGCCACGGGCAAGAAGGCCTGGTCACATAATTTCCCCAAGTCACACCTGTTCGGTTCGGTGACCGCTACCGCGGGCGACCTCATCCTTGTCGGCGGCACCAATGACCGGATGTTCCGCGCCTTCCATGCCAAGACCGGCGAACTGCTTTGGGAGCAAAAAACCAACTCCGGCATCATGGGCATGCCGATCGCCTACGAGGTGGACGGCACGCAGTATATCGCTGTCCAGTCGGGCTGGGGCGTAGACGCGCAGCGCATCCAGGACGCATTGGTGGGCAAGGTCCCTGGCCTGGAGAATAACGTGCCGCAGGGCGGCGTCGTTTGGGTGTTCGCCGTCAAGAAGTGA
- a CDS encoding Lrp/AsnC ligand binding domain-containing protein, translating to MPISLLLLASGMPARPAHAPADFRLPTRQALSSDHIFALSHSFADTTHYERFLREKLYRIQGIRPTRSTFSLRTLKLVISVDPLLVNASV from the coding sequence ATGCCAATCAGTCTCCTTTTGCTTGCAAGCGGTATGCCAGCACGGCCAGCTCACGCGCCCGCCGATTTCCGGCTGCCCACACGGCAAGCACTTTCGAGCGATCACATTTTTGCGCTGTCACATTCATTTGCGGACACCACTCACTACGAGCGCTTTCTTCGGGAGAAGCTCTACCGGATTCAAGGCATCCGGCCCACGCGATCGACCTTTTCGCTGCGGACGCTGAAGCTCGTGATTTCCGTCGATCCGCTGCTCGTCAATGCGAGTGTCTAG
- the cbbX gene encoding CbbX protein: MTDAVNLRDELEAVGIEEILSQLDRELIGLKPVKTRIREIASLLLIERIRKRMGLTSDAPTLHMSFTGNPGTGKTTVALRIASILHRLGFVRRGQVVSVTRDELVGQYIGHTAPKTKEILKKAMGGVLFIDEAYYLHRPDNERDYGQEAIEILLQVMETQREDLVVILAGYGDRMDKFFTSNPGFRSRIAHHIDFPDYADDELLAIAELMLRDMNYRFTPDARAEFVRYIALRKNQPMFSNARSIRNALDRLRLRQANRLVADLDHVLTVDDIRSIEASDVLASRVFGEGGKSAEAG; this comes from the coding sequence ATGACTGATGCGGTTAACTTGCGCGATGAACTCGAAGCCGTCGGCATCGAGGAGATCCTCTCGCAGCTCGACCGCGAACTGATCGGCTTGAAGCCGGTAAAGACGCGTATCCGCGAAATTGCGTCGCTGCTTCTGATCGAACGCATCCGCAAGCGGATGGGTCTGACGTCGGATGCGCCGACGCTGCATATGTCATTTACGGGAAACCCCGGCACCGGAAAGACCACGGTGGCGCTGCGGATCGCCAGCATCCTGCACAGGCTCGGTTTCGTGCGCCGCGGCCAGGTGGTATCGGTGACGCGCGACGAACTGGTTGGGCAATATATCGGCCACACCGCGCCGAAGACCAAGGAGATCCTGAAGAAGGCGATGGGCGGCGTGCTGTTCATTGACGAGGCTTACTATCTGCACCGGCCCGACAACGAACGCGACTACGGCCAGGAGGCGATCGAGATCCTGCTGCAGGTGATGGAAACGCAGCGCGAGGATCTGGTCGTGATCCTCGCCGGCTACGGCGACCGCATGGACAAGTTTTTTACCAGCAATCCCGGCTTCCGTTCGCGGATCGCGCACCACATCGACTTTCCGGATTATGCCGACGATGAGTTGCTCGCCATCGCAGAGCTGATGCTGCGCGACATGAACTATCGCTTCACCCCGGATGCACGCGCGGAGTTCGTTCGCTACATCGCATTGCGCAAGAACCAGCCGATGTTCTCCAACGCGCGCTCGATCCGCAACGCGTTGGATCGTCTGCGGCTGCGCCAGGCCAACCGCCTCGTCGCCGATCTCGATCATGTCCTGACAGTGGACGATATCAGGTCGATTGAGGCCTCCGACGTGCTTGCGAGCCGCGTGTTTGGGGAGGGCGGAAAGTCCGCCGAAGCTGGTTAG
- a CDS encoding ubiquinol-cytochrome c reductase iron-sulfur subunit — protein sequence MILTALATGACLASSRSSVAEEDLLGSNERPQKADVLVFAEGDRAGEVIKPQDLKAGGPPVRAWPKDPKTSVVRKGSRLNEVLVVKLDPAELDEETRSRAAGGVVAYSVICVHTGCPITAWVKAASGDKDVFKCVCHNSEFDPRQSGQVVFGPAPRRLPALPLVAEDGPLTVAAAFVGKVGAQQGR from the coding sequence ATGATCCTGACCGCTCTCGCCACGGGCGCTTGCCTGGCGTCGTCCAGGTCCTCCGTTGCCGAGGAAGATCTGCTCGGTAGCAACGAGCGGCCGCAGAAAGCCGACGTCCTGGTTTTCGCCGAAGGGGACCGTGCGGGCGAGGTGATCAAGCCGCAGGATCTGAAAGCCGGTGGACCGCCGGTGCGGGCCTGGCCAAAGGACCCCAAGACGTCGGTTGTCCGCAAGGGCTCGCGCCTGAACGAGGTGCTCGTCGTCAAACTGGATCCGGCCGAACTGGATGAGGAGACGCGCTCACGCGCGGCCGGCGGCGTCGTGGCCTATTCGGTGATCTGCGTCCACACCGGCTGTCCGATCACCGCATGGGTAAAGGCGGCAAGCGGCGACAAGGACGTGTTCAAATGCGTTTGCCATAATTCGGAATTTGACCCGAGACAAAGCGGGCAAGTGGTGTTTGGGCCGGCGCCCCGGCGTCTGCCGGCGCTTCCGTTGGTGGCAGAAGACGGTCCGCTGACGGTGGCCGCGGCATTCGTTGGAAAGGTAGGTGCGCAGCAGGGCAGATGA
- a CDS encoding (2Fe-2S)-binding protein encodes MITLKINGQQKNWDGDPDLSLLWFLRDEAGLTGTKYGCGQALCGACTVIVDKQAVRACITSVSDVVNREVTTIEGLHPTGDHAVQKAWRQLNVPQCGFCQVGQIMQAAALLLENPKPTHDQIRDSMAGNICRCGCYQRIENAVHLASTGV; translated from the coding sequence ATGATTACTTTGAAGATTAACGGCCAGCAGAAAAACTGGGATGGCGATCCCGATCTTTCGCTACTCTGGTTCCTCCGCGATGAAGCCGGACTGACGGGCACGAAATATGGCTGCGGCCAGGCGCTTTGCGGCGCCTGCACCGTGATCGTCGACAAGCAGGCGGTGCGCGCCTGCATCACGTCGGTTTCCGACGTGGTCAATCGGGAGGTCACGACGATCGAAGGTCTTCATCCGACCGGTGATCACGCGGTTCAGAAGGCCTGGCGCCAGCTCAATGTCCCGCAATGCGGTTTTTGCCAGGTTGGCCAGATCATGCAGGCCGCCGCGCTGCTGCTGGAAAATCCGAAACCCACGCACGATCAGATACGCGATTCGATGGCGGGCAATATCTGCCGCTGCGGCTGTTATCAGCGCATCGAAAACGCGGTTCATCTTGCTTCGACGGGGGTCTGA
- a CDS encoding Lrp/AsnC family transcriptional regulator, with protein MELDRIDLRILTELLSDARASQIELAEKVGLSPTACARRIRQLEETGIIRGYRADLEPTALGLVTTVVVTITLEKQSEEYLAAFEAAIARCPDVVSCHLMSGSDDYHLQVIARDIADFERIHKQHLSRMPGVARIHSSFAMREVVRRAIPETALQR; from the coding sequence ATCGAGCTCGATCGCATTGACCTTCGGATTCTGACGGAGTTGCTCTCCGATGCAAGGGCGAGCCAGATCGAGCTCGCCGAAAAAGTCGGGCTGTCGCCGACCGCCTGCGCGCGTCGCATTCGTCAGCTCGAGGAAACCGGCATCATTCGCGGCTATCGGGCCGACCTCGAACCGACTGCGCTCGGGCTCGTCACGACGGTTGTCGTCACCATCACGCTGGAAAAACAGAGCGAGGAATATCTCGCCGCGTTCGAAGCAGCGATCGCCCGTTGCCCCGACGTGGTGTCCTGCCACCTGATGTCGGGCAGCGATGACTATCATCTGCAGGTGATCGCGCGCGATATCGCGGACTTCGAGCGGATTCACAAGCAGCATCTGTCGCGGATGCCCGGCGTCGCGCGCATCCATTCGAGCTTTGCGATGCGCGAAGTGGTTCGCAGGGCGATCCCTGAAACTGCGCTACAGCGCTAG
- a CDS encoding xanthine dehydrogenase family protein molybdopterin-binding subunit, with amino-acid sequence MNIITNPKKLRGFERYVKVDNVSRRSILKGLGLAGFVLAAPVMSRPGFAAYKTGAGEMPHGTVVDPRVFVAIAPDGMVTIVAHRAEMGTGVRTSLPLIVAEEMEADWSRVRIQQAPGDEVKFGNQDTDGSRSTRHYLMPMRQIGASARTMLEQAAAKRWGVPASEVKAVNHEVVHSASGRRIGFGDLAADAAKQSVPSVEGLRLKDPKDFRYLGKGQISMVDLRDITVGTARYGADVRLPGMKYAVIARPPVTGGKAVSFDGAEAMKVSGVEKVMEVKGWPWPSKFQPLGGVAVIARNTGAAIKGRDALKITWDDGANAKYDSVAYRAELEAAARKPGLVVRKEGDVDAALKGADKVIVGEYYLPHLAHVAMEPPVAVADVKGDKAEIWGPVQSAGGTREDVAKTLGIPQENVTVNVTLLGGGFGRKSKCDFALEAALLSKELGAPVKVQWTRDDDIRNGFLHTVSVERIEAGLDKNGKVTAWRHRSVAPSIASTFAAGAVHQAPFELGMGLVDMPFEIANVQCENPEAAAHTRIGWFRSVSNIPRAFAVQSMVAEIAHATKRDQKDMLLELIGSPRIVKLDSVKDLWNYGEPYDSYPIDTARLRKVVELVADKGGWGRSVPKGHGLGIAVHRSFVSYIATIVEVAIDDKGKLTVPRVDTAIDCGTYVNPERIQSQIEGAAIMGLSLAKHGAVTFKDGKVQQGNFDDCPLLRIDESPAVTNVYIVPAGPDTPPSGVGEPGVPPFAPALINAIFAATGKRIRALPIGKQLEA; translated from the coding sequence ATGAACATCATCACCAATCCCAAGAAGCTCCGCGGCTTTGAGCGATACGTCAAGGTCGACAACGTTTCACGCCGCAGCATCCTGAAGGGCCTCGGGCTGGCCGGCTTCGTTTTGGCCGCACCCGTGATGTCACGCCCCGGCTTTGCCGCGTACAAGACCGGTGCGGGCGAGATGCCGCACGGTACCGTGGTGGACCCGCGTGTGTTCGTCGCGATCGCACCGGATGGCATGGTCACGATCGTCGCACACCGCGCCGAGATGGGAACCGGCGTCCGCACCAGCCTGCCCCTGATCGTCGCCGAAGAGATGGAGGCCGATTGGTCGCGCGTTCGGATCCAGCAGGCGCCTGGCGACGAGGTCAAATTCGGCAACCAGGATACCGACGGATCGCGCAGCACGCGCCACTACCTGATGCCGATGCGTCAGATCGGCGCGTCGGCCCGCACGATGCTCGAGCAGGCCGCAGCGAAACGCTGGGGCGTGCCGGCGAGCGAGGTGAAGGCCGTCAATCACGAGGTCGTCCACAGTGCGAGCGGACGCCGCATTGGCTTTGGCGATCTGGCAGCCGATGCCGCCAAGCAGTCGGTACCGAGTGTCGAAGGTTTGAGGCTGAAAGACCCAAAGGACTTCCGCTATCTGGGCAAAGGCCAGATCAGCATGGTCGATCTCCGCGATATCACGGTAGGCACCGCGCGTTACGGCGCCGACGTGCGGCTACCCGGCATGAAATATGCCGTCATCGCACGGCCGCCAGTGACCGGCGGCAAGGCCGTGTCGTTTGACGGGGCGGAGGCGATGAAGGTTTCCGGCGTCGAGAAGGTCATGGAAGTCAAGGGCTGGCCGTGGCCTTCAAAATTCCAGCCGCTCGGCGGCGTCGCGGTGATCGCGCGCAACACCGGCGCGGCAATTAAGGGCCGCGACGCGCTGAAGATCACGTGGGATGACGGCGCTAACGCCAAATATGACTCAGTCGCCTACCGGGCCGAACTGGAGGCAGCCGCGCGGAAGCCCGGCCTGGTGGTACGCAAGGAGGGTGACGTGGACGCCGCCTTGAAGGGCGCCGACAAGGTGATCGTAGGCGAGTATTATCTGCCGCATCTCGCCCATGTCGCCATGGAGCCGCCGGTTGCGGTCGCTGACGTCAAGGGCGACAAGGCGGAGATCTGGGGACCGGTGCAAAGCGCGGGCGGAACGCGCGAGGACGTCGCCAAGACGCTTGGCATTCCGCAGGAGAATGTCACCGTCAACGTCACCCTGCTCGGCGGCGGCTTCGGGCGCAAGTCGAAGTGCGACTTCGCCCTCGAAGCGGCCCTGCTTTCAAAGGAACTCGGCGCCCCCGTGAAGGTGCAATGGACGCGGGACGACGACATTCGCAACGGCTTCCTGCACACCGTCTCGGTGGAACGCATCGAGGCCGGCCTCGACAAGAACGGCAAGGTGACGGCCTGGCGGCATCGCAGCGTCGCGCCGAGCATCGCCTCGACATTTGCTGCCGGTGCGGTGCATCAGGCGCCGTTCGAACTCGGCATGGGGCTGGTCGACATGCCCTTCGAGATCGCCAACGTCCAGTGCGAGAATCCGGAAGCGGCCGCGCATACCCGCATCGGTTGGTTCCGCTCGGTGTCGAACATCCCGCGCGCCTTTGCAGTGCAATCGATGGTGGCCGAAATAGCGCATGCCACCAAACGCGACCAAAAGGATATGCTGCTGGAACTGATCGGCTCGCCCCGGATCGTCAAGCTCGATTCGGTGAAAGACCTGTGGAACTACGGCGAGCCCTATGACAGCTATCCAATCGATACCGCGCGTCTTCGCAAGGTCGTCGAGCTGGTCGCAGACAAGGGCGGCTGGGGACGGTCCGTCCCCAAGGGACACGGGCTCGGCATTGCCGTGCATCGCAGCTTCGTCAGCTATATCGCGACCATCGTCGAGGTGGCCATTGACGACAAGGGCAAGCTCACTGTGCCCAGGGTTGATACAGCGATAGATTGCGGAACCTACGTCAATCCGGAGCGGATCCAGTCGCAGATCGAGGGCGCCGCGATCATGGGCCTGAGCCTCGCCAAACATGGCGCGGTTACCTTCAAGGACGGCAAGGTGCAACAGGGCAATTTCGACGATTGCCCATTGCTCCGGATCGACGAATCCCCGGCCGTAACGAACGTCTACATCGTACCTGCCGGCCCCGACACGCCGCCGAGCGGCGTCGGCGAGCCGGGCGTGCCGCCCTTTGCGCCGGCGCTGATCAACGCGATCTTCGCCGCGACCGGCAAGCGCATCCGCGCCCTGCCGATCGGCAAGCAATTGGAGGCGTAA
- the ald gene encoding alanine dehydrogenase, with the protein MRIGVPREIKVEEYRVGLTPASVREYLAHGHDVIVEQGAGLGIGASDDIYRSAGAAVVDTAAEIFATADMVVKVKEPQPTEWRQLRENQILFTYLHLAPDTAQTKGLLASGCTAIAYETVTDAHGGLPLLAPMSEVAGRLAIEAAGAALRKSADGMGKLIGGVPGVAPSRIAVIGGGVVGTHAARMAAGLGADIVILDRSLPRLRVLDEMFLGRARTRYATLEAIEEEIIGADVVIGAVLVPGASAPKLVSRAHLARMKRRAVLVDVAIDQGGCFETSRPTTHQAPTYLVDEIVHYCVANMPGAVPVTSSHALNNATLPFGLALAGKGIGALIEDPHLRAGLNVHRGQITNRAVADSQNLPAAAPEKILAA; encoded by the coding sequence ATGCGCATCGGTGTTCCCAGGGAAATCAAGGTCGAGGAATATCGCGTTGGTCTGACGCCGGCGTCGGTGCGGGAATATCTGGCGCATGGACACGACGTGATCGTCGAACAAGGCGCCGGGCTCGGCATTGGCGCCAGCGATGATATCTACCGTTCGGCCGGCGCAGCGGTCGTGGACACGGCAGCCGAGATCTTCGCGACCGCCGACATGGTGGTCAAGGTCAAGGAACCGCAGCCGACGGAATGGCGCCAGCTTCGCGAGAACCAGATCCTCTTCACCTATCTGCACCTTGCGCCGGACACCGCGCAGACCAAGGGGCTTCTCGCATCCGGCTGCACCGCGATCGCCTACGAGACAGTGACGGATGCCCATGGCGGGCTCCCGCTGCTGGCACCTATGAGCGAGGTGGCGGGACGGCTGGCGATCGAGGCGGCGGGCGCCGCCTTGCGAAAATCGGCTGATGGCATGGGCAAGCTGATCGGCGGTGTGCCCGGTGTCGCTCCGAGCAGGATCGCCGTGATCGGCGGCGGCGTGGTCGGCACGCATGCCGCCAGGATGGCGGCAGGTCTCGGCGCTGATATCGTCATCCTTGACCGCTCGCTGCCGCGGCTTCGTGTCCTCGATGAGATGTTCCTCGGGCGCGCTCGCACGCGCTACGCGACGCTGGAAGCGATCGAGGAGGAGATTATCGGCGCCGACGTCGTCATTGGCGCGGTGCTGGTGCCGGGCGCCAGCGCGCCGAAACTGGTCTCCCGCGCGCATCTGGCCCGGATGAAGCGCCGCGCCGTGCTGGTCGACGTCGCGATCGACCAAGGGGGCTGCTTCGAGACCTCGCGGCCGACGACCCATCAGGCGCCGACCTATCTCGTCGACGAGATCGTGCATTATTGCGTCGCCAACATGCCCGGCGCCGTACCGGTGACGTCGAGCCACGCGCTCAACAATGCCACGCTGCCGTTCGGCCTTGCGTTGGCCGGGAAGGGCATCGGCGCGCTGATCGAGGATCCGCATCTGCGCGCCGGGCTCAATGTGCATCGCGGGCAGATCACCAACCGTGCAGTCGCCGACAGCCAGAATTTACCCGCGGCGGCGCCCGAGAAAATTCTGGCGGCGTGA
- a CDS encoding ribulose bisphosphate carboxylase small subunit — MRITQGCFSFLPDLTDEQISRQVQYCLEQGWAVNIEFTDDPHPRNNFWEMWGLPMFDLRDAAGVMMELNECRKVYGDRYIRLSAFDSSHGWESVRLSFIVNRPKEEPGFRLERHEMAGRNIRYTTTSYAADRPEGRRYG; from the coding sequence ATGCGCATTACCCAAGGCTGCTTCTCGTTCCTGCCCGATCTCACCGACGAGCAGATTTCCCGTCAGGTCCAGTACTGCCTGGAGCAGGGCTGGGCGGTGAACATCGAATTCACCGACGATCCGCATCCTCGAAACAATTTCTGGGAGATGTGGGGCCTGCCGATGTTCGATCTCCGCGACGCGGCCGGCGTCATGATGGAGTTGAATGAATGCCGCAAGGTGTATGGCGACCGGTACATCCGCCTGTCGGCGTTCGATTCCAGTCACGGCTGGGAATCGGTGCGGCTGTCCTTCATCGTCAACCGCCCGAAGGAGGAGCCCGGCTTCCGCCTCGAACGGCATGAAATGGCCGGCCGCAACATTCGCTACACCACCACTTCCTACGCCGCCGATCGTCCGGAGGGTCGGCGCTACGGTTAG